In a genomic window of Bradyrhizobium ontarionense:
- the ugpB gene encoding sn-glycerol-3-phosphate ABC transporter substrate-binding protein UgpB yields MTFISRSLWSVVVLVIAAAAAPAHAVTEIMWWHAMSGELGKQVDRLAAEFNASQPDYRIVPTYKGSYTETVTAAIFAFRSRSQPAIVQVNEIATATMTAAKGAIYPVYELMHDEQESFSPSAFLPAVTGYYADADGNLLSFPFNASTPILYYNKSEFRAAGLDPEIAPKTWPELGKAAKRLRDSGVACGFTTSWPAWINIENFSAFHNLPISTRANGFAGLDAVLTFNNPHVTRHIAQLVDWQKSKLFDYGGRGQAAEPRFQKGECGIFIGSSATRADIKANSKFEVGYGMLPYWPDIAGAPQNSIIGGATLWVLRNRPAAEYKGAAKFFAYLSRPDIQAAWHQNTGYLPITQAAFDLTRAQGFYDRNPGTAISIEQVTLHPPTENSRGLRLGSFVLVRDAIEDEMEQAFGGRKSPQAALDAAVERGNRLLRQFERASPDR; encoded by the coding sequence GTGACGTTTATTTCGCGTTCTTTGTGGAGCGTCGTCGTCCTTGTCATCGCCGCCGCCGCAGCACCTGCTCATGCTGTAACCGAGATCATGTGGTGGCATGCGATGTCGGGCGAACTCGGCAAGCAGGTCGACAGGCTCGCGGCCGAGTTCAACGCGTCCCAGCCGGACTATCGCATCGTTCCGACCTACAAGGGCAGCTACACCGAAACGGTCACGGCCGCGATCTTCGCATTCCGGTCGCGCAGCCAGCCCGCGATCGTGCAGGTCAACGAGATCGCAACCGCCACGATGACGGCAGCCAAGGGCGCGATCTATCCTGTCTACGAACTGATGCATGACGAGCAGGAGAGTTTTTCGCCGTCCGCCTTTCTTCCGGCGGTGACCGGCTATTATGCCGATGCTGACGGCAATCTGCTGTCGTTTCCGTTCAACGCGTCCACGCCGATCCTCTACTACAACAAGAGCGAGTTTCGCGCCGCCGGGCTCGACCCCGAAATTGCGCCGAAGACCTGGCCGGAGCTTGGAAAAGCAGCCAAGCGGCTGCGTGACAGCGGCGTAGCCTGCGGCTTCACCACCTCGTGGCCGGCCTGGATCAACATCGAGAATTTCTCCGCCTTCCACAATCTGCCGATCTCGACCCGCGCCAACGGCTTTGCCGGGCTCGACGCCGTCCTGACCTTCAACAATCCGCACGTCACCCGCCACATCGCCCAGCTCGTGGACTGGCAGAAGAGCAAACTTTTCGACTACGGCGGTCGCGGCCAGGCCGCCGAACCGCGGTTCCAGAAGGGCGAGTGCGGCATCTTCATCGGATCGTCGGCTACGCGCGCCGACATCAAGGCGAATTCGAAGTTCGAAGTCGGCTACGGCATGTTGCCGTACTGGCCGGACATCGCGGGTGCGCCGCAGAACTCCATCATCGGCGGCGCGACCCTGTGGGTGCTGCGGAACCGTCCTGCCGCGGAATACAAGGGTGCGGCCAAATTCTTTGCCTATCTGTCACGGCCCGACATCCAGGCTGCCTGGCACCAGAACACGGGCTATCTGCCGATCACGCAGGCGGCGTTCGATCTCACGCGCGCACAAGGGTTCTATGACCGCAATCCGGGAACGGCAATTTCCATCGAGCAGGTGACGCTCCATCCGCCCACGGAAAATTCGCGCGGCCTGCGGCTCGGCTCGTTCGTGCTGGTCCGCGACGCCATCGAGGATGAGATGGAGCAGGCGTTCGGCGGCCGCAAATCGCCGCAGGCCGCGCTCGATGCCGCCGTCGAACGCGGCAACCGCCTGCTGCGCCAGTTCGAGCGGGCGAGCCCGGACCGCTGA